Genomic DNA from Lactuca sativa cultivar Salinas chromosome 8, Lsat_Salinas_v11, whole genome shotgun sequence:
TTGTATCTAGTTTTTTAATCGTTGAAaccaaaaatcatttttataatatagAACAATAATTTACAAAAATTTATAATCTATCTTTGATTTCTCAAACACATAAATGCTTGTTTGTCAATATATATTGTGCTTTTTTCAATTCATAAATTGTTAAAGACTTGTGACCAAGTTATTACGTGTGCTATGGGGAATAAACTTGAACCAAAACCACTTATTttgattaacagaaaattaaaagTGAACCTGGACCAAAAGAATACAAGTTTTTAAATTCACAAGTTTGtgtattttaatttataaaaataataatatagttttttataaataatgtgATTCAAGAGATTGGAAGTATTAGCTCATGACCAAAAAATACAATTTTGTGGATACAAATTAAACATTGATTTCCATGCCTATTTTGGGGAAAAGTAGATATAGAAAAAGACCAAAAGCATGTGGATAAACTTGTTTCATCACATTTTTTAGAACACTTGAATACTGTAGTAGTGAATGATATACTGCTTAGTTTGCAACTTGTAATTTTGTTGTGATAAATTAAAGTtattattttcatataataacataagacaAATAAAGAAACTGAATATTCCATGTGATTTAGGGAGGCCAAGTTCTGATACAAGTAAtgtcaaaaataataataaaactaaatGGACCTCATGTGTATCATAAATGTGAACATATTGATTAGTAATCTTGAACACTGTTTTTATTTAGACTTTATAATAATAtcaaaataataacatgatttctaaatAATGTGATTAGAAGCTTGTAAGCATTAGACTTCCACTCATTTGACCTGCTCAACCCATCTAGCAGTTTCATATTTAGCTGCGATTTTAAATTCCCAGTTTATAATTGTAACCATCacttaaaaatatttattatgtATCTATGATTTATCAAAATGGAGATGCTTGTTTGTCAAATACTGCGTTTTATTCAATTCATATTTTGTTAAAAATTTGTGGCGAAATAGAATTCCATGTGCTGTGTGGAATAGTCTTGTCCCACAAACCACTTTTTTTGATTGACAGACAAAAAAAAAAGCATAAGAATATAAGGTTGTGGATACAAATTCTCCTTTGACTTCCAAGTCTTCCAATATTCATTTATGGCTTTATAAATGTACTCGTTGCTTCGTCATAATAACCCATCACTTCTTCATCACAACCCATCTTTCTACTTCAACTTTCTTCTAAACTAAAACTGAGTTAAGGTTGATAATGGGGATCCATCTCATTttcatatgtgtgtttttgtttgCAGCCACATATACTTGTTTGGGGGTTGGAAATGTTAGTGTCCTTTGCTCTGAGCAAGAGCGACTTGCTCTTCTCAACTTCAAACACAGTATCCAAGATCCTTTTGAAATGTTGTCATCATGGGTTGGAAATGAGTGTTGCCTGTGGGAAGGAATCCAGTGTGACGGTGTCACTGGAAATGTTCAAGGCCTTCATCTCAAAGGAGATTGGCCCTACTCCTACAATTACTTAGCTGGTAACAAGGTGAGTTCTTCTTTGGCAGAGTTGAGGCATCTCAAATACCTCGACTTGAGTGGGAATGATTTCCAAGGAAGTCAGATCCCTGAGTTTATTGTATCCTTGAAACACCTGAGTTACCTGAATCTTTCTTATGCTAATTTTGATGGTATTATTCCTCCTCACATTGGAAATCTTTCTAATTTAAGGGTTCTTGATCTCAGTTCATACGATTCTGAAAACTTTCTGAAGGCAGATGATATGGCATGGGCTTTTGGCCTTTCGTCACTCGAGCTTCTCAACTTGAGTTATGTGGATCTTAGTGGAGCACAAAACTGGGACATGATGCTTCACATGATTCCCTCCTTAAAAGAGTTAAGTTTGTCACATTGTAGACTTTCCAATGTTAATCTTGGTCCTTTTCTTAATTCCAGTAGAATACTTCCTAATATAAAACACCTCGATCTTGGCTACAATTCTTTCAAAGGTCCACTCCCTGGCCTTCTTCAAAACATGACATCCCTAACATTCCTCAGTCTTTCTGGATTTAATCATAGTTTGGCATGGAACTTTCCAAACCTACTAAGCATGATCCCTTCTTTGTCAGAGCTTCATTTGTCAGGTTGTGGGCTGGATAAGACGCATCTATCTTCTCCACATCTTAATTACAGTACACTTTCTAACATCCAGCACCTCGATCTTAGCAATAATCCACTTGGAGGCATATTTCCATCTTTTTTGACAAACATGAGCTCCCTAGAAGTCCTTGACCTTTCAGATACCATGCTGAATTCATCGATTCCTACTATGCCTAAACTTCTAGAGCTTCATCTTTCTTCTAACAAGTTTAAAGAGATTGAGGATGTTGGAATCTGGAGACAGTGCCACCTGAAACAATTGCGTGTGACAAATAATGTGTTCCGTATGGAAATGACTGACCCACCAAAAAACGCATCAGAATGCTCCCAATATTCTTTGGAGTTGCTGGAATTAAGTTGGAGTTTAAATGGTAGAATTCCAGAAACACTTGGAAGACTGGCGAATTTAAGACACCTTGATCTATGGCAGAATGGACTGACTGGTTCAATCCCTGAATCTGTAACAGGATTAAGATTTTTACAAGTACTTGATCTATCTGAAAACCAGTTGACTGGTCTCATTCCAGAATTCCTTGGGAATCTTACCCAACTCGCCCTTTCTTATAACCAATTGAATGGTTCAATTCCAGAATCCCTTGGAAAATTAGCATCTTTAACAGATTTGGATCTAGGATCTAATTTATTAGACGGGACTATTCCAGTTTCGATTGGGCAACTTGCCAAACTCCGTACTCTATCTATCTCTAACAATTCTTTAGAAGGAGCGGTTACCGAAGCCCATTTTGCTAATCTTTCAGTGTTGAAGCTCTTGGATGCTTCTTCTAACAGTAAGCTGACATTGAATGTTTCATGTGGGTGGATACCTCCATTCCAGTTGATATCTCTTAGTCTCAGCTCTTGCAAAATCGGGAATGGATTTCCGCAGTGGCTTCGACATCAGAGGAAACTTAAGAGGTTAGAGTTGTCCACATGGCTGCCGAAGATGCCCATCATTTCTTGGTTAGATCTCTCTCACAACAAACTCAGCGGATCTTTGAAAAACCTTCCTAATGCAGGAAATGGTGATGCATATTGGCCTTTACCTCTATTATTTCTAGAATATAACCTTTTCAATGGGTCGATTCCACGGTCATTATGCAGA
This window encodes:
- the LOC128127750 gene encoding receptor-like protein EIX2, whose protein sequence is MGIHLIFICVFLFAATYTCLGVGNVSVLCSEQERLALLNFKHSIQDPFEMLSSWVGNECCLWEGIQCDGVTGNVQGLHLKGDWPYSYNYLAGNKVSSSLAELRHLKYLDLSGNDFQGSQIPEFIVSLKHLSYLNLSYANFDGIIPPHIGNLSNLRVLDLSSYDSENFLKADDMAWAFGLSSLELLNLSYVDLSGAQNWDMMLHMIPSLKELSLSHCRLSNVNLGPFLNSSRILPNIKHLDLGYNSFKGPLPGLLQNMTSLTFLSLSGFNHSLAWNFPNLLSMIPSLSELHLSGCGLDKTHLSSPHLNYSTLSNIQHLDLSNNPLGGIFPSFLTNMSSLEVLDLSDTMLNSSIPTMPKLLELHLSSNKFKEIEDVGIWRQCHLKQLRVTNNVFRMEMTDPPKNASECSQYSLELLELSWSLNGRIPETLGRLANLRHLDLWQNGLTGSIPESVTGLRFLQVLDLSENQLTGLIPEFLGNLTQLALSYNQLNGSIPESLGKLASLTDLDLGSNLLDGTIPVSIGQLAKLRTLSISNNSLEGAVTEAHFANLSVLKLLDASSNSKLTLNVSCGWIPPFQLISLSLSSCKIGNGFPQWLRHQRKLKRLELSTWLPKMPIISWLDLSHNKLSGSLKNLPNAGNGDAYWPLPLLFLEYNLFNGSIPRSLCRRTNLKGLDLSRNMLSGKIPNCVGNLQGLVIMSISSNQLSGAIPSSIALISSLFWLNLNKNNFTGEVPPELGNLQSLRVLDLGDNKLYGNIPNWIGKKLTSLIVLRLHKNNFTGRIPPSLCKSSNLQILDLAYNNLTGTIPPCVGNLNGMVVSHSIYEHFLDIDDDMNVIQVMKGVDLEYTTTWRMVYNMDLSSNKLEGEIPVELTALSMLVGLNLSNNHLRGGIPESIGKMMKLETLDFSKNELSGRIPSSMAALTFLSHLNLSHNNLSGQIPIGNQLQTLIDDPSIYAGNKHLCGPPLQNTCSNHQDSTTTTSKKKHKAADEKMEVWLFYVDIMSGFGTGFWGVIGVLMFKKQWRHKLFMFAEETMDKIYVAVVVRVAKFKRGRE